A part of Jiangella alba genomic DNA contains:
- a CDS encoding DinB family protein, which produces MPDEKDTLKRYLQAQRGALLWKLDGLSERDARWPMTPTGTNLLGLVKHVASMEVGYFGYVFGRPAPEPTPWLDDDAEPNADLWATPEQTIEWVTDFYQRTIAHSDATIDALALDDTGTVPWWPADRNTVTLHWILVHVIAETARHAGHADILRETIDGEVGLRKDVSNLPDQDAQVWADYVAKLRRVAEEF; this is translated from the coding sequence ATGCCGGATGAGAAGGACACCCTCAAGCGCTACCTCCAGGCCCAGCGCGGCGCCCTGCTGTGGAAGCTCGACGGGCTCAGTGAGCGCGACGCCCGCTGGCCGATGACGCCGACGGGGACCAACCTGCTCGGGCTGGTCAAGCACGTCGCGAGCATGGAGGTCGGCTACTTCGGCTACGTCTTCGGCCGGCCGGCGCCCGAGCCGACGCCGTGGCTCGACGACGACGCCGAGCCGAACGCCGACCTCTGGGCGACGCCCGAGCAGACGATCGAGTGGGTGACGGACTTCTACCAGCGCACGATCGCGCACTCCGACGCCACCATCGACGCGCTCGCGCTGGACGACACCGGTACGGTGCCGTGGTGGCCCGCGGACCGGAACACCGTCACGCTGCACTGGATCCTCGTGCACGTGATCGCCGAGACCGCCCGGCACGCCGGCCACGCCGACATTCTCCGCGAGACCATCGACGGCGAGGTCGGCCTGCGCAAGGACGTCAGCAACCTGCCCGACCAGGACGCCCAGGTCTGGGCAGACTACGTGGCGAAGCTCAGGCGCGTCGCCGAGGAGTTCTAG
- a CDS encoding AraC family transcriptional regulator, with translation MTADAAHAALAGGFEVGLVPRLGPAVADYPPGSTFGPRDARTYEFVWLLSGSATWHWDDLTVPLTPGTLLLVRPGMRDTFRWDPRRPTRHAYVHFTLAGTASLGASWPIVRDLGGRPDPMGALCQYLLWLGAGCPPGWREQAAETLRLLVLTFLAPLPAAADDASGGLPSPIVAAMSAVRSAWSDGVARPVGLDRLAAAAGVSVSTLCRAFQRRFGLGPVAALERLRLARAEPLLWMSNLSLQAIAVQCGFADAYHFSRRFRAVYGLAPSAFRATPPQSAPPSPLVASGLAALEPLTPSP, from the coding sequence GTGACCGCTGACGCCGCCCACGCCGCGCTCGCCGGCGGGTTCGAGGTGGGGCTGGTCCCCCGCCTCGGGCCCGCCGTCGCCGACTACCCGCCAGGCTCCACGTTCGGCCCGCGCGACGCCCGCACCTACGAGTTCGTCTGGCTGCTGTCCGGCAGCGCGACCTGGCACTGGGACGACCTCACGGTGCCGCTCACGCCGGGGACGCTGCTGCTGGTGCGGCCGGGCATGCGCGACACGTTCCGGTGGGACCCGCGGCGGCCGACGCGGCACGCGTACGTGCACTTCACGCTGGCCGGGACGGCCAGCCTTGGCGCGTCGTGGCCGATCGTGCGCGACCTCGGCGGCCGGCCGGACCCGATGGGCGCGCTGTGCCAGTACCTGCTCTGGCTGGGCGCCGGCTGCCCGCCGGGCTGGCGCGAACAGGCCGCCGAGACGCTGCGGCTGCTGGTGCTGACGTTCCTCGCGCCGCTGCCGGCGGCCGCGGACGACGCCTCCGGCGGGCTGCCGTCGCCGATCGTGGCCGCCATGTCCGCCGTCCGCTCCGCCTGGTCCGACGGCGTCGCCCGGCCGGTCGGCCTGGACCGGCTGGCGGCCGCCGCCGGGGTGTCGGTGTCGACGCTGTGCCGGGCGTTCCAGCGCCGGTTCGGGCTCGGGCCGGTGGCCGCGCTGGAGCGGCTGCGACTGGCCCGGGCCGAGCCGCTGCTGTGGATGAGCAACCTGTCGCTGCAGGCCATCGCGGTCCAGTGCGGCTTCGCCGACGCCTACCACTTCTCCCGCCGCTTCCGCGCCGTCTACGGCCTCGCGCCGAGCGCCTTCCGGGCCACGCCGCCGCAGTCCGCTCCCCCGTCCCCGCTGGTCGCGTCCGGCCTCGCGGCCCTGGAACCCCTCACCCCGTCGCCCTGA
- a CDS encoding KTSC domain-containing protein has protein sequence MGRIRRWPVSSSAVRSVGYDPQTWTLEVEFDSGAIYRYLDVEPLDVEAMFAADSLGAYLNEEIKPHYEAVQVEQ, from the coding sequence ATGGGCAGGATCAGACGCTGGCCGGTGTCGTCGTCCGCGGTGCGCTCCGTCGGCTACGACCCGCAGACGTGGACGCTCGAGGTCGAGTTCGACTCCGGCGCCATCTACCGCTACCTCGACGTCGAACCCCTGGACGTCGAGGCGATGTTCGCGGCCGACAGCCTGGGCGCGTACCTCAACGAGGAGATCAAGCCGCACTACGAGGCCGTGCAGGTCGAGCAGTAG
- a CDS encoding HNH endonuclease, with amino-acid sequence MGKVEHDLTEDQWSALVAAWGGCAYCGAPEPQPKLQKDCMLPISRGGRYTLTNVVPACRSCNASKCNVEVTTWMRRKKLDEQAFLVRQVEIARAAANAVPLANVRPGRRSESAGR; translated from the coding sequence ATGGGCAAGGTCGAGCACGATCTCACCGAAGACCAGTGGTCGGCCCTCGTCGCCGCCTGGGGCGGGTGCGCCTATTGCGGCGCTCCGGAGCCGCAGCCGAAGCTGCAGAAGGACTGCATGCTGCCCATTTCCCGCGGCGGCCGCTACACCCTGACGAACGTCGTGCCCGCCTGCCGCTCCTGCAACGCGAGCAAATGCAACGTCGAGGTCACCACCTGGATGCGCCGCAAGAAGCTGGACGAGCAGGCCTTCCTCGTCCGTCAGGTCGAGATCGCCCGGGCGGCCGCGAACGCCGTACCCCTCGCCAATGTACGCCCAGGCCGAAGGTCCGAGTCTGCTGGACGATGA
- a CDS encoding RidA family protein, translated as MTLITHINPESMHANPAFSWAVRVAAGADLVFIGGQNGVDASGQVVGPDIASQTRQALTNLLTVLDAAGAQPEDVVKWTILIKEGASLQEGFAAFGEVWGQRANPPAITGAFVAGLAVPGALVEIEAVAAVPAG; from the coding sequence ATGACGCTCATCACGCACATCAACCCCGAGTCCATGCACGCCAACCCCGCGTTCAGCTGGGCCGTGCGCGTCGCCGCGGGCGCCGACCTGGTCTTCATCGGCGGCCAGAACGGCGTCGACGCCAGCGGGCAGGTCGTCGGGCCGGACATCGCGAGTCAGACCCGGCAGGCCCTCACCAACCTGCTGACGGTGCTCGACGCGGCGGGCGCGCAGCCGGAGGACGTCGTGAAGTGGACGATCCTCATCAAGGAGGGCGCGTCGCTGCAGGAGGGCTTCGCCGCGTTCGGCGAGGTCTGGGGGCAGCGCGCGAACCCGCCGGCCATCACCGGGGCGTTCGTCGCCGGGCTGGCCGTGCCCGGCGCGCTGGTCGAGATCGAGGCCGTCGCGGCGGTGCCCGCGGGGTAG
- a CDS encoding CGNR zinc finger domain-containing protein, with protein sequence MQRREDLPLSVRVRFLTGRVSLDLSHTGGEGESARWEIVHTPADLAHWLGVILGVDGLTAGPMDLEAMRPLRTAITDTARSLAAGSSARASDIATINAAAAAPPLVPALGVVGAGAGWVAPTTAAALSSIARDAVDLFAGPLAERIRVCASETCGLLLVDTSRPGKRRWCSMQRCGNLAKVRGHRQRATTA encoded by the coding sequence ATGCAACGCCGCGAGGATCTCCCCCTCTCAGTCCGCGTGCGGTTCCTCACCGGCCGGGTGTCGCTCGACCTCAGCCACACCGGCGGCGAGGGCGAGTCGGCGCGGTGGGAGATCGTCCACACCCCCGCCGACCTCGCCCACTGGCTCGGCGTCATCCTCGGCGTCGACGGGCTGACCGCCGGGCCCATGGACCTGGAGGCGATGCGGCCGCTGCGCACCGCCATCACGGACACCGCCCGGTCGCTGGCCGCCGGCAGCTCCGCCCGGGCCTCCGACATCGCAACGATCAACGCCGCGGCGGCCGCGCCCCCGCTGGTGCCCGCACTCGGCGTCGTCGGCGCCGGCGCCGGATGGGTGGCGCCGACGACCGCCGCCGCACTTTCGTCGATCGCCCGCGACGCCGTCGACCTGTTCGCCGGGCCGCTCGCCGAGCGCATCCGCGTCTGTGCGTCCGAGACGTGCGGACTCCTGCTCGTCGACACGTCCCGGCCCGGGAAGCGGCGGTGGTGCTCGATGCAGCGCTGCGGCAACCTCGCGAAGGTCCGCGGCCACCGTCAGCGCGCCACCACCGCCTGA
- the rmuC gene encoding DNA recombination protein RmuC, giving the protein MNVSSVLVALVALLLGGVVGALLVRVRTAGAAATVAAERDAARAELDSVRREKADLQAEREVDRERMLDAQAEQTRLETELAHARSSGEEKLAMLRAEQERLTQEFQRLSTDALRQNRADFLELATEQFKGSEERVKTELEHRRLAVEAMVRPLNDQLNKVTDHANELEKARATAYGELRTQLETMGKSSDQLRLETQQLVTALRAPQVRGRWGELQLRRVVEAAGMVEHVDFAEQATADTSDGKLRPDLLVNLAGGKKVVVDAKVAFNGYLEAQEARDEATRDKRLAAHARHLKTHIDSLAGKQYWEQFTPTPEFVVMFVPSDVFLNAAMEQDPTLFEHAFERNVVIATPSTLVALLRTVGYTWRQEALAQNAQDVLTLGRELHSRLATMGGHLARLGRQLDGAVKAYNDGVSSLESRVLVSARKMADLKVVDEELEAPPQVERAARQLQAPEMVDDALIALEDIQVDPRFGLGPATGKGSRSRRRSGTDG; this is encoded by the coding sequence ATGAACGTCTCCAGCGTCCTCGTCGCCCTCGTCGCCCTCCTCCTGGGCGGCGTCGTGGGCGCGCTGCTCGTCCGCGTCCGCACGGCCGGCGCCGCCGCCACGGTGGCCGCCGAGCGCGACGCCGCGCGGGCCGAGCTCGACTCCGTCCGGCGCGAGAAGGCCGACCTGCAGGCCGAGCGTGAGGTCGACCGCGAGCGCATGCTCGACGCCCAGGCCGAGCAGACCCGGCTGGAGACCGAGCTGGCGCACGCGCGCAGCAGCGGCGAAGAGAAGCTGGCCATGCTCCGGGCCGAGCAGGAGCGGCTGACGCAGGAGTTCCAGCGGCTGTCCACCGACGCGCTGCGGCAGAACCGCGCCGACTTCCTGGAACTGGCGACGGAGCAGTTCAAGGGCTCGGAAGAGCGGGTCAAGACCGAGCTCGAGCACCGCCGGCTGGCCGTCGAGGCCATGGTGAGGCCGCTGAACGACCAGCTGAACAAGGTCACCGACCACGCGAACGAGCTCGAGAAGGCGCGCGCCACGGCCTACGGCGAGCTGCGCACCCAGCTCGAGACCATGGGCAAGAGCTCCGACCAGCTGCGACTCGAGACCCAGCAGCTGGTCACGGCGTTGCGCGCGCCGCAGGTGCGCGGCCGGTGGGGCGAGCTGCAGCTGCGCCGGGTGGTCGAGGCGGCCGGCATGGTCGAGCACGTCGACTTCGCCGAGCAGGCCACCGCCGACACCTCCGACGGCAAGCTGCGCCCCGACCTCCTGGTCAACCTCGCCGGCGGCAAGAAGGTCGTCGTCGATGCGAAGGTGGCGTTCAACGGCTACCTCGAAGCACAGGAGGCCCGCGACGAGGCGACGCGCGACAAGCGGCTGGCGGCGCACGCGCGGCACCTGAAGACCCACATCGACTCGCTGGCCGGCAAGCAGTACTGGGAGCAGTTCACCCCCACGCCCGAGTTCGTGGTCATGTTCGTGCCGTCCGACGTGTTCCTCAACGCCGCCATGGAGCAGGACCCCACGCTGTTCGAGCACGCCTTCGAGCGCAACGTCGTCATCGCGACGCCGTCCACGCTGGTCGCGCTGCTGCGCACGGTCGGCTACACCTGGCGGCAGGAGGCGCTGGCGCAGAACGCGCAGGACGTGCTGACCCTCGGCCGCGAGCTGCACTCCCGGCTGGCGACCATGGGCGGTCACCTCGCCCGGCTCGGCCGTCAGCTCGACGGCGCGGTCAAGGCCTACAACGATGGCGTCAGCTCGCTGGAGAGCCGGGTCCTGGTCAGCGCCCGCAAGATGGCCGACCTCAAGGTCGTCGACGAGGAGCTGGAGGCGCCGCCGCAGGTCGAGCGGGCGGCGCGCCAGCTGCAGGCGCCCGAGATGGTCGACGACGCGCTCATCGCCCTCGAAGACATCCAGGTCGATCCCCGGTTCGGTCTCGGCCCGGCCACCGGGAAGGGGTCGCGCTCGCGGCGGCGCAGCGGCACCGACGGCTGA
- a CDS encoding ABC transporter ATP-binding protein — MRRFPDPDPGEPSRLTPGRYLLWLARAQLGVVLLGAFYGIVWPTAQALMPYAVGRAIDDGLTGRDRGDLLLWAGVVLALGVLQAATGILQDRCALTNALGARYRTLQLVTRHAARLGATLPRKTSAGEVLSVGVADVTQIGRALDFSSRTIGSAASIVVVAAIMLATSWRLGLVVLAGVPLMVWAVALLLRPLHDRQARLRSLQAELTAQAVDIVGGLRVLRGIGGEELFGRRYDAESQRVRRAGVHLARAEAALEAARMLLPGLLVALIVFLGARQVLAGDLTGGQLVAFYGYAVFLATPVRRLSIGASAFMKAYVAARRVVTLLALRPEIEAGGSAAPAGGDLVDPASGLVAAGGRFTAVVCAAPGHAAVLADRLGRYTASEATYGGVPLGRVEVAEVRRRILVSGNEARLFAGSLRAELAVDGADDDARVLAAVEVASAADVLEALPGGLDTVVAAGGKEFSGGQLQRLRLARAVLADPDVLVLVEPTSAVDAHTEARIAARLAAARAGRTTVVFATSPILLDHADHVVLVDDGAVVATGTHASLLAEPRYRALVAREEGAA; from the coding sequence GTGCGGCGCTTTCCCGATCCCGATCCCGGCGAACCGAGCCGCCTCACCCCCGGCCGCTATCTGCTCTGGCTGGCCCGCGCCCAGCTCGGCGTCGTCCTGCTCGGCGCGTTCTACGGCATCGTCTGGCCGACCGCGCAGGCGCTGATGCCGTACGCCGTCGGGCGGGCCATCGACGACGGGCTGACCGGACGCGACCGCGGCGACCTGCTGCTGTGGGCTGGCGTGGTGCTGGCGCTCGGCGTGCTCCAGGCGGCCACCGGCATCCTGCAGGACCGGTGCGCGCTGACCAACGCGCTCGGCGCCCGGTACCGGACGTTGCAGCTGGTGACGCGGCACGCGGCACGGCTCGGCGCGACGCTGCCGCGGAAGACGTCGGCGGGCGAGGTGCTCAGCGTGGGCGTCGCCGACGTCACGCAGATCGGGCGGGCGCTGGACTTCAGCTCGCGGACCATCGGCTCGGCCGCCTCCATCGTCGTGGTCGCGGCCATCATGCTGGCGACGTCGTGGCGGCTCGGGCTGGTCGTGCTGGCCGGCGTGCCGCTCATGGTGTGGGCGGTCGCGCTGCTGCTGCGCCCGCTGCACGACCGCCAGGCCCGGCTGCGCTCGCTGCAGGCGGAGCTCACCGCGCAGGCCGTCGACATCGTCGGCGGGCTGCGGGTGCTGCGCGGCATCGGCGGCGAGGAGCTGTTCGGACGGCGCTACGACGCGGAGTCGCAGCGGGTCCGGCGGGCCGGCGTGCACCTCGCCCGCGCCGAGGCCGCCCTGGAGGCGGCCCGCATGCTGCTGCCCGGCCTGCTGGTCGCGCTGATCGTGTTCCTCGGCGCCCGGCAGGTGCTGGCCGGCGACCTCACCGGCGGCCAGCTGGTCGCGTTCTACGGCTACGCGGTGTTCCTGGCGACGCCGGTGCGGCGGCTGAGCATCGGGGCGAGCGCGTTCATGAAGGCGTACGTGGCGGCGCGGCGGGTGGTGACGCTGCTGGCGCTGCGGCCGGAGATCGAGGCCGGCGGCTCGGCGGCGCCGGCGGGCGGGGACCTGGTGGACCCGGCGTCCGGGCTGGTCGCCGCGGGCGGACGGTTCACGGCGGTCGTGTGCGCGGCGCCGGGCCACGCGGCGGTGCTGGCCGACCGGCTGGGCCGGTACACGGCGTCCGAGGCGACGTACGGCGGGGTGCCGCTGGGCCGCGTGGAGGTCGCGGAGGTGCGGCGGCGGATCCTGGTGTCCGGCAACGAGGCGCGGCTGTTCGCGGGCTCGTTGCGGGCGGAGTTGGCGGTCGACGGGGCCGACGACGACGCGCGGGTGCTGGCCGCGGTGGAGGTCGCGTCGGCCGCCGACGTCCTCGAGGCGCTGCCCGGCGGGCTGGACACCGTCGTGGCGGCGGGCGGCAAGGAGTTCTCCGGCGGCCAGCTGCAGCGGCTGCGGCTGGCCCGCGCCGTGCTGGCCGACCCGGACGTGCTCGTGCTGGTCGAGCCGACCAGCGCCGTCGACGCGCACACCGAGGCCCGAATCGCCGCCCGGCTGGCCGCCGCGCGGGCCGGCCGGACCACCGTCGTGTTCGCGACCAGCCCGATCCTGCTCGACCACGCCGACCACGTGGTGCTGGTCGACGACGGCGCCGTCGTCGCGACCGGCACGCACGCGTCGCTGCTGGCCGAGCCGCGGTACCGGGCGCTGGTCGCCCGCGAGGAGGGTGCGGCATGA
- a CDS encoding AAA family ATPase, translated as MADYLVLVNGLPGAGKTTLATQLAPALTAPLLSKDAIKEALADVVGAAPASALGPVAMEAAWSIAAALPGLVVVESWWFRPRDLGYVRTGLGRCAANAMVEVWCDVPPDIARRRYAARRRHPVHDDQQRLEHAWDEWAARAEPLGVGPTVRVDTTGRVDVEEVARLVQRTLGQA; from the coding sequence GTGGCCGACTACCTCGTCCTGGTGAACGGGCTGCCCGGCGCGGGCAAGACCACGCTGGCCACGCAGCTCGCTCCCGCACTGACCGCTCCCCTGCTGTCGAAGGACGCCATCAAGGAGGCCCTGGCCGACGTCGTCGGCGCTGCCCCGGCTTCGGCCCTGGGGCCGGTCGCCATGGAGGCCGCGTGGAGTATCGCGGCCGCGCTGCCCGGCCTGGTCGTCGTCGAGTCCTGGTGGTTCCGGCCGCGCGACCTCGGCTACGTCCGGACCGGTCTGGGCCGATGCGCCGCGAACGCGATGGTCGAGGTCTGGTGTGACGTACCGCCCGACATCGCGCGGCGGCGCTACGCGGCCCGGCGCCGCCATCCGGTGCACGACGACCAGCAGCGGCTGGAACACGCCTGGGACGAGTGGGCGGCGCGGGCCGAGCCGCTCGGCGTGGGACCTACCGTCCGGGTGGACACCACGGGTCGCGTCGACGTCGAGGAAGTCGCGCGGCTGGTGCAGCGGACGCTCGGCCAGGCGTGA
- a CDS encoding ABC transporter ATP-binding protein, with product MSGLPVASARDVRRHARRLALRERRWVAGAAALHALGAASGLAGPWLLGGLVQDVTAGVDDVTRITLLICLFVTLQAGLTAVAMFVSARLGEKVLAQLREEFVGDVLALPLGTVEEAGTGDLVTRTTRDVDLLARAVRYAIPDTLISSVTIVLTLGGLVLLGPVLALPALVGVPVLWAASRWYLRRARDAYLRENASYSRLAEGLAETVDGARTVEALRLGGRRSARMDDDIATSYAAERATLRLRTVYLPTIDVAFVLPVFATLVIGGLLYLDGMVTLAAVTAATLYTQQLLAPVDTLLFWLNELQIGGAAMARLRGVRRDPVPFEGERAAPRTDTVESKGFEVRGVSHAYRPGHDVLHDVSLTIPPGERLAVVGPSGAGKSTLGKLLAGVHAPRTGAITVGGVPVSALPLDRLRTEVALVTQEHHVFRGSVRDNVVLGRPSAPDAAVEAALRAVDAWAWASSLGLSAAVGSGGAELSPAQAQQLALARLVLADPHTLILDEATSLLDPSAARHLERSLAAVLAGRTVVAIAHRLHTAHDADRIAVMEAGRIVELGPHDELVAAGGAYASLWRSWHGGAG from the coding sequence ATGAGCGGACTCCCCGTCGCGTCGGCGCGCGACGTGCGCCGGCACGCCCGCCGCCTGGCGCTGCGGGAACGCCGCTGGGTCGCCGGCGCCGCCGCGCTGCACGCGCTGGGCGCGGCCTCCGGGCTGGCCGGGCCGTGGCTGCTCGGCGGGCTGGTCCAGGACGTCACCGCCGGAGTCGACGACGTCACCCGGATCACGCTGCTGATATGCCTGTTCGTCACGTTGCAGGCCGGGCTGACCGCGGTGGCGATGTTCGTGTCGGCGCGACTGGGCGAGAAGGTGCTGGCGCAGCTGCGGGAGGAGTTCGTCGGCGACGTGCTGGCGCTGCCGCTCGGCACCGTCGAGGAGGCCGGCACCGGCGACCTCGTTACCCGCACCACCCGCGACGTCGACCTGCTCGCCCGTGCCGTGCGCTACGCGATCCCGGACACGCTGATCAGCTCGGTCACCATCGTGCTGACGCTCGGCGGGCTGGTGCTGCTCGGGCCGGTGCTGGCGCTGCCGGCGCTGGTCGGGGTGCCGGTGCTCTGGGCGGCGTCGCGCTGGTACCTGCGCCGGGCCCGCGACGCCTACCTGCGCGAGAACGCGTCGTACTCGCGGCTGGCGGAGGGCCTTGCTGAGACGGTCGACGGCGCGCGGACGGTCGAGGCGCTGCGGCTCGGCGGACGGCGGTCCGCGCGCATGGACGACGACATCGCGACGTCGTACGCGGCGGAGCGGGCGACGCTGCGGCTGCGCACGGTGTACCTGCCGACGATCGACGTCGCGTTCGTGCTGCCGGTGTTCGCGACGCTGGTGATCGGCGGGCTGCTGTACCTCGACGGGATGGTGACGCTGGCCGCGGTGACGGCCGCGACCCTGTACACGCAGCAACTGCTGGCGCCCGTCGACACGCTGCTGTTCTGGCTGAACGAACTGCAGATCGGCGGGGCGGCGATGGCACGGTTGCGGGGAGTGCGGCGCGATCCGGTCCCCTTCGAGGGTGAGCGGGCAGCGCCTCGCACCGATACCGTCGAATCAAAGGGGTTCGAGGTCCGCGGGGTGAGCCATGCCTACCGGCCCGGCCACGACGTCCTGCACGACGTCTCGCTCACCATCCCGCCCGGTGAGCGGCTCGCCGTCGTCGGGCCGTCCGGCGCCGGCAAGTCGACGCTGGGCAAGCTGCTGGCCGGCGTCCACGCCCCGCGGACCGGCGCCATCACCGTCGGCGGCGTCCCCGTCTCCGCCCTGCCGCTGGACCGGCTGCGCACCGAGGTCGCGCTCGTCACCCAGGAGCACCACGTCTTCCGCGGCTCGGTGCGCGACAACGTCGTCCTGGGACGGCCGTCGGCGCCCGACGCCGCCGTGGAAGCCGCGCTGCGGGCCGTCGACGCCTGGGCGTGGGCGTCGTCGCTGGGGCTGTCCGCGGCCGTGGGCTCCGGCGGAGCCGAGCTGTCACCGGCGCAGGCGCAGCAACTCGCGCTGGCCCGGCTCGTGCTGGCCGACCCGCACACCCTGATCCTCGACGAGGCGACGTCGCTGCTCGACCCCAGCGCGGCCCGGCACCTGGAGCGGTCGCTGGCCGCCGTGCTGGCCGGCCGGACGGTGGTCGCGATCGCGCACCGCCTGCACACCGCCCACGACGCCGACCGGATCGCCGTCATGGAGGCCGGGCGCATCGTCGAGCTCGGCCCGCACGACGAGCTCGTGGCCGCGGGCGGCGCGTACGCGTCGCTCTGGCGGTCGTGGCACGGCGGGGCGGGCTAG
- the ychF gene encoding redox-regulated ATPase YchF — protein MSLTIGIVGLPNVGKSTLFNALTKNDVLAANYPFATIEPNVGVVGVPDPRLAKLAEIFGSARQLPATVSFVDIAGIVKGASEGQGLGNKFLANIREADAICQVIRVFNDPDVVHVDGRVEPKADIETINTELILADLQTIENALPRLVKEARMAKDKQENVAAVERAKAVLDGGQTVFAAGLDLEPLRELHLLTAKPFLYVFNMDDEELSDDALKAELRALVAPAEAIFLDAQIEAELSELDDAEALELLQSMGQDESGLDMLARVGFDTLGLQTYLTAGPKEARAWTIAKGATAPEAAGVIHTDFQKGFIKAEVVSFDDLVATGSMTEARSKGLVRMEGKDYVMADGDVVEFRFNV, from the coding sequence GTGAGTCTCACCATCGGCATCGTCGGCCTGCCCAACGTCGGCAAGTCCACGCTGTTCAACGCCCTGACGAAGAACGACGTGCTGGCCGCGAACTACCCGTTCGCCACCATCGAGCCCAACGTCGGCGTCGTCGGCGTGCCCGATCCGCGGCTGGCGAAGCTGGCCGAGATCTTCGGCTCCGCCCGCCAGCTCCCCGCCACTGTCAGCTTCGTCGACATCGCGGGCATCGTGAAGGGCGCCTCCGAGGGGCAGGGCCTGGGCAACAAGTTCCTCGCCAACATCCGCGAGGCCGACGCGATCTGCCAGGTCATCCGCGTCTTCAACGACCCCGACGTCGTCCACGTCGACGGCCGGGTCGAGCCGAAGGCCGACATCGAGACGATCAACACCGAGCTGATCCTCGCCGACCTTCAGACCATTGAGAACGCCCTGCCGCGCCTGGTCAAGGAGGCGCGCATGGCCAAGGACAAGCAGGAGAACGTCGCCGCCGTCGAGCGGGCCAAGGCCGTCCTCGACGGCGGGCAGACCGTCTTCGCAGCCGGCCTCGACCTCGAGCCGCTGCGCGAGCTGCACCTGCTCACCGCCAAGCCGTTCCTCTACGTCTTCAACATGGACGACGAGGAGCTGTCCGACGACGCCCTCAAGGCCGAGCTGCGCGCGCTGGTCGCGCCCGCCGAGGCGATCTTCCTCGACGCCCAGATCGAGGCCGAGCTGTCCGAGCTGGACGACGCCGAGGCGCTGGAGCTGCTGCAGTCGATGGGCCAGGACGAGTCCGGCCTCGACATGCTCGCCCGCGTCGGGTTCGACACCCTCGGGCTGCAGACCTACCTCACCGCCGGCCCCAAGGAAGCGCGCGCCTGGACCATCGCGAAGGGCGCCACCGCTCCCGAAGCGGCCGGCGTCATCCACACCGACTTCCAGAAGGGCTTCATCAAGGCCGAGGTCGTCTCCTTCGACGACCTGGTCGCGACCGGCTCGATGACGGAGGCGCGCTCGAAGGGCCTGGTCCGCATGGAGGGCAAGGACTACGTCATGGCCGACGGCGACGTCGTCGAGTTCCGCTTCAACGTGTGA